CGTCTTCCACCGTGGTGTTCGTCATCATGGTCATCGTTCTCCTCATTCGCCCCGCCGGCCTGTTCGGCAAAGAAAAATAAGGGGCTGCCAGCATGAATTCCAAGAACACTGCCACCATTGGTTACGGCCTGCTGTTGCTGGCCCTCATTGCCGCGCCTTTTCTAGGTGCGTATCCAGTCTTTGTGATGAAGCTCATGTGCTTTGCACTGTTTGCTTCAGCGTTCAACCTGCTGCTTGGGTACACCGGTCTGCTGTCTTTCGGCCATGCAGCCTTCCTTGGTGGCGCTGCCTACGTGGCCGGCCACGCCATCAAGGTGTGGGGCCTGACGCCTGAAGTGGGCCTGCTGCTGGGCACCGCCGGGGGCGCGCTGCTGGGCTTGCTGTTTGGCTGGCTGGCCATTCGCCGCCAGGGCATCTACTTCTCCATGATCACGCTGGCGTTGGCGCAGATGCTGTTCTTCGCCTGCCTGCAAGCCCCCTTCACGGGCGGTGAGGACGGCCTGCAAGGCGTGCCGCGCGGCAAGCTGTTTGGCGTGATCGATCTCAAGAGTGACTTGGTCATGTACTACGTGGCGCTGGTCATCGTGGTCGCTGCGTTCCTGCTGATCGTGCGCACCATCCACTCGCCGTTTGGCCAGGTGCTCAAGGGCATCAAGGAGAACGAGCCCCGCGCCATCTCGCTGGGCTACGACACGCACCGCTTCAAGCTGCTCGCTTTTGTGCTGTCGGCCGCCCTCGCAGGTCTCGCCGGCGCGCTCAAAACGCTGGTGCTGGGCTTTGCCACGCTGTCGGACGTGCACTGGACGGCCTCGGGCCAGGTCATCTTGATGACGCTGGTGGGTGGCCTGGGCACGCTGTCGGGCCCGCTCATCGGCTCGGCTGTGGTGGTGCTGCTGGAGAACAAGATTGGCGAGTTTGGCAACCTGCTGGCCGCACTGACCAGCGTGGAATGGTTCAAGACCCTGGGCGAGTCGGTCACCATGGTCACGGGCCTGATCTTCGTGATCTGCGTGCTGGCTTTCCGCCGCGGCATCATGGGCGAGATCATCGCCTGGCTGGCACAACGCCGCGCAGGCAACTCTGCCAAGCATTGACGAAGTGACACCGCCCGATCTGGCGGTATCTTTCTGACATCAAGCCGCTGCAGCCTTCACAGGCGCAGCGGCTTTGCATATCCGGTCATCTCCAGGTAACCCCTGCCCACGGGCTGGCCTGTGGCACCCATCAGGTCCGACAGCCCTTCCCAGTAGATCGCACCCGTCGATCCGCTACTGTCCAGCTCCTGGCTGTCCAGCAGCGCATTCACTGCAAAGGTGCCTGCGGGCGTTTGCACCTGCCATTGCACCGGGTAGCGCGCGCCACTGCGCGGGCTGGTCCACCACCGCAAGGGGGTGAACGCCACAGACTGCGCCCCAAACACCTGCACCGGCTGCCCGGGGGGGCGCCACGATCCACCCGCCCACAACGCGGTGCCGTCAGCCCGCCGCAGGCGGAAGGCTGTCAACGCGCTGCCGTTGTGCAGGTTCATGCCAATCCAATCCCACCCCTGGGCGTCTGGGTGTAGGAGTGCCTCGCTCCACTCGTGGTCCATCCAGGCGCGGCCGGTGTCGGGCGTCACCGCCATGCGCTTGCTGCCCACCTGCAACGTGCCGCTGACGGCGAGCTGGGGCTGGCTGTAGTAGTAGCTGGCCTGCTCGGCGTCCGGCCCCTTGCGGGACAGCCCTTGCTGCCCCTGCAGCAGCACGGGCTGGGTGCTGTCAAACACCAGGTCCAGCCCAAACTCGCTGCCCACGATGTGGGTGGTGTAGCGGCTGGCCGCAAAGTCCAGCTTTCCGTGTGAGGTGTCGCTGCGTTCCAGCGTCCAGTCCTGCAGACGGATGCGGGTGTCGGCGTGACTGGCCTGCGCCATCCCAAAACCTACACGCGCAATCCGCTGGTCATGCACCAGCCGCTGGCCTCGCACATCGGTGATGGCAGCGTGCGCAAACAGCAGGTGTTTGGCCGCAAAGGCCGACTGCAACTGCTGCGTGCCATCCACCCGCGAGCGGAAGAACGTGATCTGAAAACCCCAGGGTTGCCCCTGCGCCTGCACATGGCCGGTGATGTACCACCACTCCGTGCGCAGCTCCGGGTGACTGCCGTGATCGCGCGGAAAGACCAGCGCGCGTGCCGGCAAGGCATGCGCGGCAGGGGGCAGCCACTCTGCAGCCCCCACGGCCGCCATGCCCCAGGGCATCTGCTGGGCCAGCCACTGCCGGCGCGTGACCATGGGGCCGGGGGGCAAAGCAGAAGAGGGCATGGTGCAGTGCTTGGCTGGCATCAGCCGATCAGGCCATCCACCTTCTGCTGCGCAGCCGAGCAATCGCCAAACGTGCGGTCCACCCATGCCGTGTCGAAATACGTGGGCAGATACCGCTCGCCCGCATCACACAGCAGCGACAGGATGGAGCCGCGCTCGCCCCGCTCACGCATCTCGCTGGCCAGTGTGAGCATGGCCACAAAGTTGGTGCCCGTGGACGGGCCTACGCGCCGCCCCAGCAACTGCGACAGCGCGCGCATGGCGGCAATGGATTCGCAGTCCGCCACATCCACCATGCGGTCCACCAGCGTGCGGATGAAGCTGGGCTCCACACGCGGGCGGCCAATGCCTTCAATGCGCGATCCTGGCGCCGTCAGCTGCGCATCACCCGTGCGGTGGTAGGCGCTGAATACCGACCCTGCCGGGTCGGCCACACACACCTGCGTGGCATGGCGCTGGTAGCGCACATAGCGGCCAATGGTGGCACTGGTGCCGCCCGTGCCCGCGCCCACCACAATCCAGCGCGGCACAGGGTGCGGCTCGCGCGCCATCTGCGTGAACATGCTCTCGGCAATGTTGTTGTTGCCCCGCCAGTCGGTCGCGCGCTCGGCAGAGGTGAACTGGTCCATGTAGTGGCCGCCCGTTTCTTCGGCAATCGCACGGGCCGCGTCGTACACCGCGCCTGCGCTGTCCACAAAGTGGCAACGACCGCCATGGAACTCGATCTGCGCAATCTTTTCTGGCGAGGTGCTGCGCGGCATCACCGCCACAAACGGCAACCCCAGCAGCCGCGCAAAGTAGGCCTCGCTCACCGCCGTGGAGCCGCTGGAGGATTCGACGATGGTCGAGCCTTCATGCACCCAGCCATTGCACAGCGCATACAAAAACAGCGACCGCGCCAGCCGGTGCTTCAGGCTGCCCGTGGGGTGGGTGGATTCGTCCTTGAGGTACAGATCAATGCCATGCGCGGCGAAGGCGGGCAGGCGCAGCGGGATCAGGTGGGTGTCGGCACTGCGCTGGTAGTCGGCTTCGATGCGGGCGATGGCTTCGTGGAGCCAGGGGCTGCTGGGGCTGGTCATGCAGGGATTGTCGTGCATGCCGTACGAATCTCGCCCTTAGGTAGCTGGCGGGTTCCGCTCCTGCCCGGACGTCTTGAACCATGACAACCCGAGACATGCCGTCGCCCTTATCCACCGAGGGTTTCCAGCCAGCGCCGGGTCTCACCGGCTTCGTCCAGCAACCATTGGCGAAAGCGCCTCAACTGCGGGCGCTGCAGGGTTTCGGCACGAAAACGCACCTGGAAAGCATGCGATGTACGGCGGCCGCTCGACACCGGAAACGGCAGCGAGAGCCGTCCCGCATCAATCGCCCCGCGCAGCAGCGCAATGCCGCAAAGTGCAAAACCTGCGTTGGCCATCACGGCGTCCACCGCAGGCGCGATGCGCTGGAATCGAATCCCGCGCTCGGGCGCTGTCCGTACCAGTTTCTCGGAAGCGAGCCATTCGGCCCACTTTGGTGAATCCGGATCGTTGCGGTAGAAGTCCACATGCAGGAGTGGAAAGCCCTCTAATCGCGTCTCGCCGCCCTTGGCTTCGACACGGTGTTCGTTCTCGGGAGAGGTGACGGGCAGCACAAGGTCGTGAAACAGCAGCTCGCCGGGTCGGTCCTCGCCAGCGCGGACGCTGCCGATGGGCCCGAAGAAGATTTCGCAGTCTGCTGCCACCATGCGCCGCCGTGGTTCCCCTTCTCCGTTGATCTCAAGCTGAATGTTGGGGTGCCTGGCCTGGAATGCCACCAGCCGTGGGGCCAGCCACAACTCAACGATGTCACTCGCGGCGGCAATGCGTATCTGCTGCCCCTTCTGCAATTCGAGCAGATCCGCTGCTAGCGCCAGCTCGCGAAATGCGGCGTGCAGATGGGGCAGTGCGCCGCTCAGTTCCGGCGTTGGCTGCAGGCCGGATCGACCTCTCACCAGAAGATCGATGCCCAGATAGTCCTCCAACGCCTTCACCCGCTGCCCGACTGCCGCTGGCGTGATGGCGAGCCGGGAAGCAGCACCGGTCAGCGAACCGGTACGCAGCGCAAGTTCAAGAGCCTGCAACGCCCGCAGGTGGCTGGGTTGGTCCATGCGGTCAGACTAAAGCTTTTCTTTCACTGCATCAAGATTATTTAGCTTGATGTCAGGTGGGCGGAGGCTGAAGATGCACTCCTTATCAACTACGAAGGAGTAGAGCGATGTCTCAACTGAAGCGTTTCTTGATCGAGCGTGATATCCCGGGAGTCGGGGGTATGTCGATCGTTGAACTGTGTGGCGCCGCACGCGCATCGAACCAGGCCATTGCCAAGATCGGGCCCACCATCCAGTGGCAACACAGCTACGTGGCGGGCGACAGGACTTTCTGTATTTACCTGGCAGATAGCGAGGCAACCATTCGCGCGCATGCGGAGCTCAGCGGTATCCCCGTGGCCAAAATTACCGAGATTTCGCAAATCATTGACCCGACCACGGCGAACAACTGAGCGACCCGATCCGTGACAGGGAGAAAGGCCGGTTGACTGCGGAAAGCTGCTGTGAGGCTCTGTGGCGGTCAACCGGGCGTGGCGCATCGCGTCATCCTCATCGCGTCTCACCAATCCTCCTTCACCGCCATCACCGCATCCCTCCCCGCCGCAGCCCGCCCCGCCAGCCACGCAGTGACCGTGCCCGACACAACAACTGCAGCACACAGCGCGAGCAACCTCCCCCCCGGCACCGCCAGATCCATCGTCCAGTGAAAACTCTGCGGGTTGACCACGTGCACCAGCACGACCGACACCGCCAGCCCCAGCAGCACGCCTGCCGCTGCACCCACCGCCGTCCATGCAGCGCCTTCGCTAGCCACCACGGTCAGGATCTGCCGCCGCGTGAGGCCCAGGTGGGCGAGCAGGCCAAACTCCTTGCGCCGCGCCAGCACTTGCGCGCTGAAGCTGGCGGCCACGCCAAAGAGGCCAATGCCGATGGCGACGGCCTGCAGCCAGTAGGTGACGGCGAAGCTGCGGTCGAAGATGCGGAGCGAGCGCTCGCGGATGGTGGCGGCGGAGCTGAACTCCACCAGGGCCTCGCCGCTGTCGCCCGCTGCGGCACCCGCCGCAGTGGACGGCTGGCGACCCGCTTGGGTTGCAGCGAGCGCGCGGATGGACGCCTGCAGGGCCGGCACGTCGGTGCCCTCGCTGGGCCACAGGGCCAGGTCGCTGGTGCGGGCGTCGCCGGTCAGGCGCAGCCATACGGCGCGGTCCATCACCACGGCGCCGGTTTGCCGGGCGTAGTCGCGCCAGATGCCTGCTATGTAAAAGATAGCTGCTGGCGCCTGATTCTCTAGCGCTTGGGCGCTAAAAGCCTTGGAAAGTGCAGGCCACTCCATGCCAGGGCGCAGGCCGTACAGGTCCACCACGGCCTCGCTGATGTACACGCCGGTGCGGCCGGGGGGCACGGGCAGGGCCTCGCCCACCAGGGGCAGGGTCTGCGCTGGCTCATCGCCCAAGGGGCGGTTCAGCACCGTGAGGGCGGGCAGGGTGGGGGACAGCTGCAGCGGGCTGGCGCGCAGGGGCTGCACACGGTCCAACCCTGGCAGCTGGGCCACCGCTTCTGCAAAGCCCGCAGGCAGCAACGCCGCCTCACCGCCGCCCGCACCGCCCCCACCGAGGGCCGAGCGCACGTACAGCGGCGACGGCAGCACCGCGTCCAGCCACTGCGTGACCGAGCCGCGAAAGCTGGACACCATCACCGTCAGCGCAACGGCCAGGCTGAGGGATGCGACCACGCCGCCCACCGCGATGGCCGCGCTGCCCCGCATGCGCCGCGCGCGCTCCAGCGCCAGCAGTGGCAGCGCGTGGCGCGCGGCCAGGGGCTGCAGCCACGCCAGCAACCGTGCCATGCCCCAGGGCAGCAGGGCGATGCCGCCCACCAGCAGCAGGGCAATGGCGACGTACGCGGCCAGTGGGATGCCAAATACGGGTGGAGCGTTAGTCAAAATTGCCCCGGTAGCTATCAAAACGATACCAACAGTGCCCTTGTCCGCCTGACTGGCTGCGGCGCCAAGGCCCTTCAGGGTCTGGGCCGGGGGCAGGGTCTGCGCGGCGCGTGCGGGCCACCAGCCACCCGCCAAGGCGGCCGCCACGCCCAGTGCGCCGTACACCAGGGCGGCGGGGGCGCTCCATTGCAGCGGGGGCCGCACGCCCGCAAAGTAGCCACCGCCCAGGTCGCCGCCCAGCAGTTGCAACGCCGTGGCCGCCAGCGCGGTGCCCAGGGCAATGCCCAGCACGCTGCCCAGCAGGCCCAAGGCTGCCGACTCCGCCAGCACCAGCGCCAGCCGCTGGCGCGGTGTGGCGCCCAGCACGGCCAGCAACGCAAACTGCGGCCCGCGCTGCGCCACGCTGAGGGCCAGTACCGAGAACACCAGAAACGCCCCGGTGAACAGCGCCACCAGCGCCAGCACCGTCAGGTTGACCCGGTAGGCGCGCGACAGGTTGCTGATGCGCTGGGTGGCGTCGCCGGGCTGCGCCAGCACCAGGTTGGCGGGCCAGCCGGGCTGCGCGCGCAGTGCGGCCTCCCACGCGGCGCGGTCGGTGCCGGGCTGCAGTTGCAGGTCGATGCGGGTGAGTGCACCCGCGCGGCCAAACAGGTCTTGCGCGGCGCCGATGTCCATCACAGCCAGCGGCGCGCCGCCAGCGGTCACGGTGCCTGCCACCTGCACGGTGAGTGCTGGTTGCAAGCCCACCTGCAGCGTAAGGCGGGGCAGGGGCGACGACGCAGAGGGTGCAGCGGCAGGCAGCCCCAGTGCCTGCAGCGCGGCCGTGTTGAGGAACACCGTGGCGGGGGCGAAGAGGGCGAACCGGTCGGCGCTGTCCCAAGGGCGTGGCACCAGCGCTGGGGCCGTGGTGGGCAGCAGCAGTGCATCGGCGCCTAGCACACGGATGGGAGTGCGAGGGGACTGGTCATTGGTGCCCGCTGCAATCGCGCCCGCTGTGGTGGCTGCCTGCGCCACGGCCGACAGCTCCAGCAGCGGGCTGGCGCGGGCCACCTGCGGGTCGGTGGCCAGACGCTCGTACAGCGCCTCGGGCAGGCTGCCTTGCATGGCGCGCAGCTCCAGGTCGGGCTGACCGTTGACGGCGCGCACGGCCTGCGAGAACTCGTCCAGCGCCGACGCGTTGATCACATGCACGGCAAAAGCCAGCGCCACACCCAGCATCACGGCCGCCACCGCTGCGGCGCTGCGCCAGGGGTGGTGGCGAAGGTCTTGCCAGGAGAAGGTGCGGAGCAGGGCGAGCATGGGCTGCATTGTGGCCGCAGGTATTGGTAGCCTGGGCTTTTGATGCACATCAACCTTGC
Above is a window of Acidovorax sp. KKS102 DNA encoding:
- a CDS encoding branched-chain amino acid ABC transporter permease; translation: MNSKNTATIGYGLLLLALIAAPFLGAYPVFVMKLMCFALFASAFNLLLGYTGLLSFGHAAFLGGAAYVAGHAIKVWGLTPEVGLLLGTAGGALLGLLFGWLAIRRQGIYFSMITLALAQMLFFACLQAPFTGGEDGLQGVPRGKLFGVIDLKSDLVMYYVALVIVVAAFLLIVRTIHSPFGQVLKGIKENEPRAISLGYDTHRFKLLAFVLSAALAGLAGALKTLVLGFATLSDVHWTASGQVILMTLVGGLGTLSGPLIGSAVVVLLENKIGEFGNLLAALTSVEWFKTLGESVTMVTGLIFVICVLAFRRGIMGEIIAWLAQRRAGNSAKH
- a CDS encoding lipocalin-like domain-containing protein, with protein sequence MPSSALPPGPMVTRRQWLAQQMPWGMAAVGAAEWLPPAAHALPARALVFPRDHGSHPELRTEWWYITGHVQAQGQPWGFQITFFRSRVDGTQQLQSAFAAKHLLFAHAAITDVRGQRLVHDQRIARVGFGMAQASHADTRIRLQDWTLERSDTSHGKLDFAASRYTTHIVGSEFGLDLVFDSTQPVLLQGQQGLSRKGPDAEQASYYYSQPQLAVSGTLQVGSKRMAVTPDTGRAWMDHEWSEALLHPDAQGWDWIGMNLHNGSALTAFRLRRADGTALWAGGSWRPPGQPVQVFGAQSVAFTPLRWWTSPRSGARYPVQWQVQTPAGTFAVNALLDSQELDSSGSTGAIYWEGLSDLMGATGQPVGRGYLEMTGYAKPLRL
- a CDS encoding PLP-dependent cysteine synthase family protein yields the protein MTSPSSPWLHEAIARIEADYQRSADTHLIPLRLPAFAAHGIDLYLKDESTHPTGSLKHRLARSLFLYALCNGWVHEGSTIVESSSGSTAVSEAYFARLLGLPFVAVMPRSTSPEKIAQIEFHGGRCHFVDSAGAVYDAARAIAEETGGHYMDQFTSAERATDWRGNNNIAESMFTQMAREPHPVPRWIVVGAGTGGTSATIGRYVRYQRHATQVCVADPAGSVFSAYHRTGDAQLTAPGSRIEGIGRPRVEPSFIRTLVDRMVDVADCESIAAMRALSQLLGRRVGPSTGTNFVAMLTLASEMRERGERGSILSLLCDAGERYLPTYFDTAWVDRTFGDCSAAQQKVDGLIG
- a CDS encoding LysR family transcriptional regulator, whose protein sequence is MDQPSHLRALQALELALRTGSLTGAASRLAITPAAVGQRVKALEDYLGIDLLVRGRSGLQPTPELSGALPHLHAAFRELALAADLLELQKGQQIRIAAASDIVELWLAPRLVAFQARHPNIQLEINGEGEPRRRMVAADCEIFFGPIGSVRAGEDRPGELLFHDLVLPVTSPENEHRVEAKGGETRLEGFPLLHVDFYRNDPDSPKWAEWLASEKLVRTAPERGIRFQRIAPAVDAVMANAGFALCGIALLRGAIDAGRLSLPFPVSSGRRTSHAFQVRFRAETLQRPQLRRFRQWLLDEAGETRRWLETLGG
- a CDS encoding DUF4242 domain-containing protein, which produces MSQLKRFLIERDIPGVGGMSIVELCGAARASNQAIAKIGPTIQWQHSYVAGDRTFCIYLADSEATIRAHAELSGIPVAKITEISQIIDPTTANN
- a CDS encoding FtsX-like permease family protein; translation: MQPMLALLRTFSWQDLRHHPWRSAAAVAAVMLGVALAFAVHVINASALDEFSQAVRAVNGQPDLELRAMQGSLPEALYERLATDPQVARASPLLELSAVAQAATTAGAIAAGTNDQSPRTPIRVLGADALLLPTTAPALVPRPWDSADRFALFAPATVFLNTAALQALGLPAAAPSASSPLPRLTLQVGLQPALTVQVAGTVTAGGAPLAVMDIGAAQDLFGRAGALTRIDLQLQPGTDRAAWEAALRAQPGWPANLVLAQPGDATQRISNLSRAYRVNLTVLALVALFTGAFLVFSVLALSVAQRGPQFALLAVLGATPRQRLALVLAESAALGLLGSVLGIALGTALAATALQLLGGDLGGGYFAGVRPPLQWSAPAALVYGALGVAAALAGGWWPARAAQTLPPAQTLKGLGAAASQADKGTVGIVLIATGAILTNAPPVFGIPLAAYVAIALLLVGGIALLPWGMARLLAWLQPLAARHALPLLALERARRMRGSAAIAVGGVVASLSLAVALTVMVSSFRGSVTQWLDAVLPSPLYVRSALGGGGAGGGEAALLPAGFAEAVAQLPGLDRVQPLRASPLQLSPTLPALTVLNRPLGDEPAQTLPLVGEALPVPPGRTGVYISEAVVDLYGLRPGMEWPALSKAFSAQALENQAPAAIFYIAGIWRDYARQTGAVVMDRAVWLRLTGDARTSDLALWPSEGTDVPALQASIRALAATQAGRQPSTAAGAAAGDSGEALVEFSSAATIRERSLRIFDRSFAVTYWLQAVAIGIGLFGVAASFSAQVLARRKEFGLLAHLGLTRRQILTVVASEGAAWTAVGAAAGVLLGLAVSVVLVHVVNPQSFHWTMDLAVPGGRLLALCAAVVVSGTVTAWLAGRAAAGRDAVMAVKEDW